From the genome of Triticum aestivum cultivar Chinese Spring chromosome 3B, IWGSC CS RefSeq v2.1, whole genome shotgun sequence, one region includes:
- the LOC123064465 gene encoding putative ripening-related protein 7 has protein sequence MEGTTNATVIFCIVLVVFLQVSCAVSRHPAEGKFELQQNVPAVMTVNGFQEGEGGGGPAACDGQYHSDDEFVVSLSSEWYAGGARCGRAIRIVDPSNYGINAKVVDECAGCDNEVGASSHIWKNFDLDTSLGQVDMKWSDLDF, from the coding sequence ATGGAGGGCACTACCAATGCCACGGTGATTTTCTGCATTGTTCTAGTAGTTTTCCTGCAGGTGTCGTGCGCCGTTTCCAGGCACCCTGCGGAAGGGAAGTTTGAGCTTCAACAGAACGTCCCGGCCGTGATGACGGTGAACGGCTTccaggaaggagaggggggcggcgggccggcggcgtgCGACGGCCAGTACCACAGCGACGACGAGTTCGTGGTGTCACTGTCCTCGGAGTGGTACGCGGGCGGGGCCCGGTGCGGCAGGGCAATCCGCATAGTCGACCCTTCCAATTATGGCATAAACGCCAAGGTCGTCGACGAGTGCGCCGGCTGCGACAACGAAGTGGGCGCCTCGTCCCATATCTGGAAGAACTTCGATCTTGACACTAGCCTCGGTCAGGTGGACATGAAATGGTCGGACCTCGACTTCTAA
- the LOC123064464 gene encoding putative ripening-related protein 7 yields MASTTNAVVIFCIVLVFLQVSCAVSRHPTEGKFELRQNVPAVMTVNGFQEGEGGGGPASCDGQYHSDDEFVVSLSSEWYAGGARCGRGIRILDTSNIGIDAKVVDECAGCDNEVGASSHIWNNFHLDTSLGQVDIRWSDLDS; encoded by the coding sequence ATGGCAAGCACTACCAATGCCGTGGTGATTTTCTGCATTGTCCTAGTTTTTCTGCAGGTGTCGTGTGCCGTTTCCAGGCACCCCACGGAAGGTAAGTTCGAGCTTCGACAGAACGTTCCGGCGGTGATGACGGTGAACGGCTTccaggaaggagaggggggcggtgggCCCGCGTCTTGCGACGGCCAGTACCACAGCGACGATGAGTTCGTGGTGTCGCTGTCCTCGGAGTGGTACGCGGGCGGGGCCCGGTGCGGAAGGGGAATCCGCATCCTCGACACTTCCAATATCGGCATAGACGCCAAGGTAGTTGATGAGTGCGCCGGCTGCGACAACGAGGTGGGCGCCTCGTCCCATATCTGGAACAACTTCCATCTTGACACCAGCCTCGGCCAGGTGGACATCAGATGGTCGGACCTGGACTCCTAA
- the LOC123064466 gene encoding Bowman-Birk type bran trypsin inhibitor isoform X1, whose translation MKRCIAAVLLVLSLAADDHVDTIRLPSNGLADEVATAATEIGAEKKRPWKCCDSPLCSRSIPPRCRCMDAVEQCDEACTRCEASKSDPSKRICNDRYHGWPGPNCTEPDADDVPSGAGPVVVAHQETVAEETRPWGRCCDRPLCTRSVPPACRCLDNVDRCAPTCKRCVVSIFDPTDHSCDDIYHGEPGPRCTRADRNGDISSGVVAVAAAAEIAVSDKKSIVGGEEKARPWRCCDEPICTMSFPPICFCRDRVKKCAKTCNKCDQDESDASRHVCGDSYFGWPGPRCTKPNDDDDVPSGIGPGVSAQATAAVARVETAAAMMAVSEELNVVDGEKARPWKCCDQTLCTRSAPPTCFCHDKVKKCAKTCKNCLKDDSGTSLRVCGDPYFGWPGPKCTKV comes from the exons ATGAAAAGATGCATTGCTGCCGTCCTGCTGGTACTTTCTCTCGCCGCCGACGACCATGTGGACACCATTCGTCTTCCGAGCAACG GTCTTGCCGATGAAGTAGCGACCGCGGCAACGGAGATCGGCGCCGAGAAGAAGAGGCCGTGGAAGTGCTGCGACAGCCCGTTGTGCAGCAGGTCCATCCCGCCGCGGTGCCGCTGCATGGACGCGGTGGAGCAGTGCGACGAGGCCTGCACCCGCTGCGAGGCGTCCAAGTCCGACCCTTCCAAGCGCATCTGCAACGACCGGTACCATGGCTGGCCCGGCCCGAACTGCACCGAGCCCGACGCCGACGACGTCCCAAGTG GTGCAGGTCCGGTGGTCGTTGCTCATCAAGAAACGGTGGCGGAGGAGACGAGGCCGTGGGGGAGGTGTTGCGACCGGCCCCTGTGCACCAGGTCCGTCCCGCCGGCCTGCCGCTGCCTGGACAACGTAGACCGGTGCGCCCCCACCTGCAAGAGATGCGTGGTGTCTATCTTTGACCCGACCGACCACTCCTGTGACGACATCTATCACGGTGAACCCGGGCCAAGGTGCACTAGGGCCGACCGCAACGGCGACATCTCCAGTGGTGTTGTGGCGGTGGCGGCAGCCGCAGAGATAGCCGTTAGCGACAAGAAGAGCATTGTCGGCGGCGAGGAGAAAGCGAGGCCATGGAGGTGCTGCGACGAGCCCATATGCACCATGTCGTTCCCGCCGATCTGCTTCTGCCGCGACAGGGTGAAGAAGTGCGCCAAGACCTGCAACAAGTGCGACCAGGATGAGTCGGACGCTTCCCGCCACGTGTGCGGCGACTCCTACTTCGGCTGGCCTGGGCCAAGGTGTACCAAGCCAAACGACGACGACGATGTCCCAAGTGGTATTG GTCCAGGGGTCTCTGCTCAAGCGACGGCGGCAGTGGCGAGGGTCGAGACGGCGGCAGCGATGATGGCTGTTAGCGAGGAGCTCAACGTCGTCGACGGCGAGAAGGCGAGGCCGTGGAAGTGCTGCGACCAGACACTGTGCACCAGGTCTGCCCCGCCGACCTGCTTCTGCCACGACAAGGTGAAGAAGTGCGCCAAGACCTGCAAGAACTGCCTCAAGGACGACTCGGGCACTTCCCTCCGCGTGTGCGGCGACCCGTACTTCGGCTGGCCCGGGCCCAAGTGCACCAAGGTCTAG
- the LOC123064466 gene encoding Bowman-Birk type bran trypsin inhibitor isoform X2, with amino-acid sequence MKRCIAAVLLVLSLAADDHVDTIRLPSNGLADEVATAATEIGAEKKRPWKCCDSPLCSRSIPPRCRCMDAVEQCDEACTRCEASKSDPSKRICNDRYHGWPGPNCTEPDADDVPSGAGPVVVAHQETVAEETRPWGRCCDRPLCTRSVPPACRCLDNVDRCAPTCKRCVVSIFDPTDHSCDDIYHGEPGPRCTRADRNGDISSGVVAVAAAAEIAVSDKKSIVGGEEKARPWRCCDEPICTMSFPPICFCRDRVKKCAKTCNKCDQDESDASRHVCGDSYFGWPGPRCTKPNDDDDVPSGPGVSAQATAAVARVETAAAMMAVSEELNVVDGEKARPWKCCDQTLCTRSAPPTCFCHDKVKKCAKTCKNCLKDDSGTSLRVCGDPYFGWPGPKCTKV; translated from the exons ATGAAAAGATGCATTGCTGCCGTCCTGCTGGTACTTTCTCTCGCCGCCGACGACCATGTGGACACCATTCGTCTTCCGAGCAACG GTCTTGCCGATGAAGTAGCGACCGCGGCAACGGAGATCGGCGCCGAGAAGAAGAGGCCGTGGAAGTGCTGCGACAGCCCGTTGTGCAGCAGGTCCATCCCGCCGCGGTGCCGCTGCATGGACGCGGTGGAGCAGTGCGACGAGGCCTGCACCCGCTGCGAGGCGTCCAAGTCCGACCCTTCCAAGCGCATCTGCAACGACCGGTACCATGGCTGGCCCGGCCCGAACTGCACCGAGCCCGACGCCGACGACGTCCCAAGTG GTGCAGGTCCGGTGGTCGTTGCTCATCAAGAAACGGTGGCGGAGGAGACGAGGCCGTGGGGGAGGTGTTGCGACCGGCCCCTGTGCACCAGGTCCGTCCCGCCGGCCTGCCGCTGCCTGGACAACGTAGACCGGTGCGCCCCCACCTGCAAGAGATGCGTGGTGTCTATCTTTGACCCGACCGACCACTCCTGTGACGACATCTATCACGGTGAACCCGGGCCAAGGTGCACTAGGGCCGACCGCAACGGCGACATCTCCAGTGGTGTTGTGGCGGTGGCGGCAGCCGCAGAGATAGCCGTTAGCGACAAGAAGAGCATTGTCGGCGGCGAGGAGAAAGCGAGGCCATGGAGGTGCTGCGACGAGCCCATATGCACCATGTCGTTCCCGCCGATCTGCTTCTGCCGCGACAGGGTGAAGAAGTGCGCCAAGACCTGCAACAAGTGCGACCAGGATGAGTCGGACGCTTCCCGCCACGTGTGCGGCGACTCCTACTTCGGCTGGCCTGGGCCAAGGTGTACCAAGCCAAACGACGACGACGATGTCCCAAGTG GTCCAGGGGTCTCTGCTCAAGCGACGGCGGCAGTGGCGAGGGTCGAGACGGCGGCAGCGATGATGGCTGTTAGCGAGGAGCTCAACGTCGTCGACGGCGAGAAGGCGAGGCCGTGGAAGTGCTGCGACCAGACACTGTGCACCAGGTCTGCCCCGCCGACCTGCTTCTGCCACGACAAGGTGAAGAAGTGCGCCAAGACCTGCAAGAACTGCCTCAAGGACGACTCGGGCACTTCCCTCCGCGTGTGCGGCGACCCGTACTTCGGCTGGCCCGGGCCCAAGTGCACCAAGGTCTAG
- the LOC123064466 gene encoding Bowman-Birk type bran trypsin inhibitor isoform X3: MKRCIAAVLLVLSLAADDHVDTIRLPSNGLADEVATAATEIGAEKKRPWKCCDSPLCSRSIPPRCRCMDAVEQCDEACTRCEASKSDPSKRICNDRYHGWPGPNCTEPDADDVPSGPVVVAHQETVAEETRPWGRCCDRPLCTRSVPPACRCLDNVDRCAPTCKRCVVSIFDPTDHSCDDIYHGEPGPRCTRADRNGDISSGVVAVAAAAEIAVSDKKSIVGGEEKARPWRCCDEPICTMSFPPICFCRDRVKKCAKTCNKCDQDESDASRHVCGDSYFGWPGPRCTKPNDDDDVPSGIGPGVSAQATAAVARVETAAAMMAVSEELNVVDGEKARPWKCCDQTLCTRSAPPTCFCHDKVKKCAKTCKNCLKDDSGTSLRVCGDPYFGWPGPKCTKV, translated from the exons ATGAAAAGATGCATTGCTGCCGTCCTGCTGGTACTTTCTCTCGCCGCCGACGACCATGTGGACACCATTCGTCTTCCGAGCAACG GTCTTGCCGATGAAGTAGCGACCGCGGCAACGGAGATCGGCGCCGAGAAGAAGAGGCCGTGGAAGTGCTGCGACAGCCCGTTGTGCAGCAGGTCCATCCCGCCGCGGTGCCGCTGCATGGACGCGGTGGAGCAGTGCGACGAGGCCTGCACCCGCTGCGAGGCGTCCAAGTCCGACCCTTCCAAGCGCATCTGCAACGACCGGTACCATGGCTGGCCCGGCCCGAACTGCACCGAGCCCGACGCCGACGACGTCCCAAGTG GTCCGGTGGTCGTTGCTCATCAAGAAACGGTGGCGGAGGAGACGAGGCCGTGGGGGAGGTGTTGCGACCGGCCCCTGTGCACCAGGTCCGTCCCGCCGGCCTGCCGCTGCCTGGACAACGTAGACCGGTGCGCCCCCACCTGCAAGAGATGCGTGGTGTCTATCTTTGACCCGACCGACCACTCCTGTGACGACATCTATCACGGTGAACCCGGGCCAAGGTGCACTAGGGCCGACCGCAACGGCGACATCTCCAGTGGTGTTGTGGCGGTGGCGGCAGCCGCAGAGATAGCCGTTAGCGACAAGAAGAGCATTGTCGGCGGCGAGGAGAAAGCGAGGCCATGGAGGTGCTGCGACGAGCCCATATGCACCATGTCGTTCCCGCCGATCTGCTTCTGCCGCGACAGGGTGAAGAAGTGCGCCAAGACCTGCAACAAGTGCGACCAGGATGAGTCGGACGCTTCCCGCCACGTGTGCGGCGACTCCTACTTCGGCTGGCCTGGGCCAAGGTGTACCAAGCCAAACGACGACGACGATGTCCCAAGTGGTATTG GTCCAGGGGTCTCTGCTCAAGCGACGGCGGCAGTGGCGAGGGTCGAGACGGCGGCAGCGATGATGGCTGTTAGCGAGGAGCTCAACGTCGTCGACGGCGAGAAGGCGAGGCCGTGGAAGTGCTGCGACCAGACACTGTGCACCAGGTCTGCCCCGCCGACCTGCTTCTGCCACGACAAGGTGAAGAAGTGCGCCAAGACCTGCAAGAACTGCCTCAAGGACGACTCGGGCACTTCCCTCCGCGTGTGCGGCGACCCGTACTTCGGCTGGCCCGGGCCCAAGTGCACCAAGGTCTAG